From Candidatus Aegiribacteria sp.:
TAGGGTGCAGATACAAGTGGGGGCAATTCCTACGTTGACAGTTTCCACAACATTATCCGGAAAAGTATTGTTACCTCCATTCGGACCAGTCGGAGTGCTGTCATCACAAGAGTTGAACAGCAGAAATAGAACTGTAATAAAAAGAGCTGTTTTGACTTTCATATGATTCTCCCGGGAGTATATGACTTCATTGGACTATGTCTTTTCTATTCATTTTCTCTTTCGTTACTACTGATGACAGAGAATTTGCTGACCGGAACCGTGTCATTTCCTTGATCCACTGATAAGTTTACAGTTTTTAATGCTTCTGTCAAGATTAAACGCTTCTGGTTTCTACTGTGCAAGCCGTTTGTGGAAATTTCGGAAAGATCCGGGTAAGTCGCTCAGCATGCAAGTTGAAGAAGTGTGGTGCGTCCCCGGGGGGAGGTCGGGATCAACTTTTTGGGATCTCACTGCCGGATTGTGACATTTCCGGGCATACCGCACAATTGCTTGTATAGACACCTCTTGAAATTCTGTCTCTGAGCGCCATGTAAGCAGGGCCGTTCCATATCTCGTGGAAACTGTTGCGGGACATATCTCCGAGCGGTTCGGAAGTATTCCAGTGCGGGCATGGATTTATCCTGCCGTCAGGGTCTATGTATACCCAGTTGTCGAGATAGGGGCATGAAGACAGCTTCTCAGGAGAAGATGCAGAAGGAAAGTTGAAGGAAAGCCCCAGTTCGGAGGCGATATCACTGGCAAGACGGATCTGCCTGAAGACCTCAGGTGAATCCGGATCTATCGTTTCCCCGGTCATGTCCAGCCCTGAAAACGGTATCAGTGGAACAACACCTACGGACACCGCTCCTACTCTGGAAGCGAGTTTCACGATTTCCGGCAGTTCATGTAAGTTGCTTCTCTGCAGTGTCACACTGAAAGAGAGCGTCGGAAACCTCATTCTTCTTCTGTCCCTCTCGCAGACCAGTTCCATCATATTGCCGATGATAAGATCCAGATCCGCACCGCCCCTTATCCTGGCATGGGTTGGAGGAGTGGCACCGTCTATTGATACGAACAGAGACGTAGGTGGGGACTCAAGAAGGACGCCGATGTTTTCAGAAGTGAGAAGGATACCGTTCGTCACAACCTCTCTGACAGGTACATCAGCCTGGTAGAGGATGTCAAGATATCTGCCGAAATCCGGATTGACGAACAGCTCCGCACCGCATGAAAGCCCGACGACAGAGGCTTTGGGGAACAGCTCGGTAGCGATTTTGTTAAATAGATCAGGATCTATATCATGCCACTTCCGGTCAGGATCCTTATCAGCCAACCGCAGGGAACACATCGAACAGCGAAGATTGCACCTGTTCGTTGTGTCCATCCTGATTATCAGGTTTCTCCTTCCCCGAAGTCTTACCCACGGGAAACGGACCGACCTTTGCAGATACTTGCCCAGTGTTCTTTTAAGATTCATTAATCATCTCTCCGGCATCTCCTGTTTCACTGTATCATACAAAGGAACATTACACATATTAATTGAGCATTGTCAATTCAGAATCTCTGAAAGCACTTCATTTGCTTGACATGAAAGGACTATTTCGGTACGCTAAAACAATGCAAATATTCTCTGCAAAGGGGCTGAACAATGTTTAAAAGATCTTTTGCTGTTCTTCTCTTCCTTCTTGCAGGTACGGTCGCCTCGGACTCGGCCACGATGTGGGTCTTTCCCGACGGAAGAGGCGCCATGCCAATCGAAACGGACCAGATCACCATGGAGGCTGAGAGTGTATCCATCGTGCCCACCGGAAACATG
This genomic window contains:
- a CDS encoding radical SAM protein — encoded protein: MNLKRTLGKYLQRSVRFPWVRLRGRRNLIIRMDTTNRCNLRCSMCSLRLADKDPDRKWHDIDPDLFNKIATELFPKASVVGLSCGAELFVNPDFGRYLDILYQADVPVREVVTNGILLTSENIGVLLESPPTSLFVSIDGATPPTHARIRGGADLDLIIGNMMELVCERDRRRMRFPTLSFSVTLQRSNLHELPEIVKLASRVGAVSVGVVPLIPFSGLDMTGETIDPDSPEVFRQIRLASDIASELGLSFNFPSASSPEKLSSCPYLDNWVYIDPDGRINPCPHWNTSEPLGDMSRNSFHEIWNGPAYMALRDRISRGVYTSNCAVCPEMSQSGSEIPKS